The Gracilimonas sediminicola sequence CCAAAAGGCGGTGGAGTACATGCAGAAAGCGATTCGCTTGCAACCGGAGCAAACCCTGCGCTATAAACTGGATTTAGCCCGCCATTATGAACGAGCCGGAGAAAACAACAAAGCCATTCAAATCCTGAAAGAAGTCGTTCAAATCACCCCAAAGAATGACATTGATCGGTGGAATTTAGAACGGGCCCGAGATTTATTAAAAAAACTTTCGTAGCATCTTCAAAATAATAGCCCTCTCCATTAATGTTCAAAAATCTATTCGCTCTTACCGTTTTATCAGTCTTTATTTATTCTTGTGGACCAAGAGTGATTATTGAATATCAAGGCTCTTCGCCTATTTCCCGGCCTTCCTCATCGGTAACATCAGAAGCTCAAGACTCTTCCAAAGAATCACCTCAGAATGTGATCGTACTTTCAGTTCCTGTTCTTGAAGGAGGAAACAGCGCATTGAGAAATAAAATTGAGTATCCAGGTGAGGCTATTGAAAACAATATTGAGGGAATTGTAAGTATTCTGTTCACCATAAATGAAGATGGCAGCACTTCAAATTTCGAAGTACTTCAGGAAATTGGATACGGATGTGAAGAAGCGGTTATTAAAGCCATTCAAAATTCTAAATTTGAACCGGGACAACTTAGACAACAAAGAAATGCCCGCTACACATGGCTGGTAAGTGTAGAGTTTAAATTATAGCCTGCTTTAAACTGTCAGCTGTATCTGAAACTAAAGCTTTCCTAATGGGCTGACTCACATCTTATTCCTTATATTTATTTTCAATGTGCCGATAATTGCCCGCATACATTCCAAAAACAATTCTATGAAAAAACTCTTTTCTGCTGCTCTGCTTTTTATGGTCATTTTAAGCACCTCAGCTTTCGCGCAAGTTAAAATCAATGAAATTGTTGCTTCCAACGCATCTTCTCATGCTGACCAAAACGGGGACAATGATGATTGGGTTGAACTCTACAATTCCGGTTCTGTTTCCGTTAACCTTGCGGGAATGTATGTCTCTGATGACCCAACACAGCTCGACAAATGGCAGATTCCATCCGGACAAAGTGCCGTCACCACCATTTCTCCGGGAGAGTTTCTGATCCTTTGGTTTGATAAGGAAACCGAACAAGGCGCCCTGCATGTGGACATGAAATTAAGCGCCGATGGTGAATCTGTGATCCTCTCCGAGTCTGATGGAGAAACCCTTATCGACTCCGTTTCTTTTGGAGCGCAATCGACAGATATAGCCTGGGGAAGAACGCCTGACGGTAGCGGGACTTTCAAGTTCCTGAACCCTACACCTGAAGCAAGTAATGACGGCAGTCAAATTTCCGAACAAGCCAAGAAACCGGTTTTTTCTTTGGAATCTGGGTTCTATTCAGGCTCAGAAGTCATCGGCATTTCATCTGCTACTGAAAATGCGGAAATCCGATACGAAATTGGCGGATCGGCTCCCACACCCAACTCACCACTATATGAAAACCCTATAACCGTTGATTCATCTTCCGTGATTCGAGCCATAGCTTTTGCGCCGAGCTTTGCAGCAAGTGATATTGCGACCAACAGCTATTTCTTTGAAGACCCGCACACCATCCCGCTTGTTTCATTTGTGATGGAACCCGACAGTCTCTTCGATTATGACAAAGGAATGTATGTAATCGGAGATTCCTCAGAAGCCGGTGATGACTATCCGTGGTTTGGAGCCAACTTTTGGGAAGAATGGGAGTACCCGGTGCATATTGAATATATGAAGCCCGGTGGGTCGGTCGAATTTGAATTTGATGCAGGGGCCAGTATCGGTGGCAACTTCAGCCGGGCTTTCCCTAAAAAATCATTCATCATCAATAACAATCCCGATTACGGGATCGATGAGCTGGAGTATGAGCTTTTCCCCGAAAATGATTACAACACTTACGATGGATTTGGTCTGCGGGCCGGAGCCGAAGAACGATCTCGCTTGCTCAATGAAATGATGTACACCATCAACAAACAATGGGGCCACAAAAACGCCATGCAGGCTTACAAACCGGTGGTATTATACATCAACGGCAAGTACTGGGGTATTTATAATTTACAGGAGCGCAAAAACGATGATTTCGTCGAATCCCGCTATGGATATGATGACATCGACATGATTAAGGATTATGATGAAGTGAAAGATGGCACCTATGATGCCTACCAGGAGCTGCTGGATATTTTTCAGGATGAATCTCTGACGGAAACTGAATTTTTCACCTTGGCGGATTCACTCATCGATTTGGAAAGCTTTACCGACCACTGGATTTACCAGGTGTACAGTTCTCACGGCGATCCCAACAACTTACGATATTGGAGACCTCAGACTGTGGATGGAAAATGGCATTTTATTTCCCATGATTTTGACTGGTGGAGAAACCTGGACAATGAGCCCGGCACTTACATCCCGGTTTTTACTCAGTATTTGAAGAAAGATCCGGCAGGATTCTGGCTCATTGGCCGGATGATACAAAACCCAACCTACCGGGAAATCTTCCTGAATCGCCTTGCTGATATGCTTAATACCGCCTTTAAGCCTGATTATATGATCAGCTTAATCGATTCCATAGACACCGCCATCAACCCGGAAATACCGCGGGATATTGAACGCTGGGATGAAGGCTGGTATGACAACAGCGG is a genomic window containing:
- a CDS encoding energy transducer TonB, with protein sequence MIIEYQGSSPISRPSSSVTSEAQDSSKESPQNVIVLSVPVLEGGNSALRNKIEYPGEAIENNIEGIVSILFTINEDGSTSNFEVLQEIGYGCEEAVIKAIQNSKFEPGQLRQQRNARYTWLVSVEFKL
- a CDS encoding lamin tail domain-containing protein, translating into MKKLFSAALLFMVILSTSAFAQVKINEIVASNASSHADQNGDNDDWVELYNSGSVSVNLAGMYVSDDPTQLDKWQIPSGQSAVTTISPGEFLILWFDKETEQGALHVDMKLSADGESVILSESDGETLIDSVSFGAQSTDIAWGRTPDGSGTFKFLNPTPEASNDGSQISEQAKKPVFSLESGFYSGSEVIGISSATENAEIRYEIGGSAPTPNSPLYENPITVDSSSVIRAIAFAPSFAASDIATNSYFFEDPHTIPLVSFVMEPDSLFDYDKGMYVIGDSSEAGDDYPWFGANFWEEWEYPVHIEYMKPGGSVEFEFDAGASIGGNFSRAFPKKSFIINNNPDYGIDELEYELFPENDYNTYDGFGLRAGAEERSRLLNEMMYTINKQWGHKNAMQAYKPVVLYINGKYWGIYNLQERKNDDFVESRYGYDDIDMIKDYDEVKDGTYDAYQELLDIFQDESLTETEFFTLADSLIDLESFTDHWIYQVYSSHGDPNNLRYWRPQTVDGKWHFISHDFDWWRNLDNEPGTYIPVFTQYLKKDPAGFWLIGRMIQNPTYREIFLNRLADMLNTAFKPDYMISLIDSIDTAINPEIPRDIERWDEGWYDNSGPTDYSMEYFYYGLEEEDYGLTVPYVLDYPDFIYAEIQDTLQTDTVRVHLAQTSEGSIQLNSITPDLSSQDWSGIYFEGTSITLEVMPEPGLELEHWLVDGEQAGQNNVLTVELGTTPIEIEAAFQPVLQDEIVINEINYNPSDDFDAGDWIELYNYSETTIDLSGWVYKDEDDEHEFVIPNGTSIASGGYLVITNDTAAFKQLHPNAEFVKGEADFGLSGSGDQVRIFNPNNSLIDFVEYNDEEPWSLEADGNGATLALKDYELDNSLAESWMASEETGGTPSASNDGVINSSEEDGNAPKAFALHQNYPNPFNPTTRISFSLAKASPVEISVYNMLGQEVHKFVKEPMKSGEHTLTFDARNLPSGVYIYRLTAGNFTETKKMILLK